In the Candidatus Electrothrix rattekaaiensis genome, one interval contains:
- the acsC gene encoding acetyl-CoA decarbonylase/synthase complex subunit gamma, which produces MALTGIQILKMLPKKNCGECDIPTCLAFAMKVAAGQAEIEACPYVSDEAKATIGEASAPPIRTIKIGAGDAQFTAGGETCQFRHEKRFENQTGLAVLIATDEGVASIDGKIKRANDFEYERVGVLMRNNLVAIKDKGGISLADMARKVMEGAPKQAIILMSDNVESLKAGAEACGDNKPLLYGATGESVDAFASLAQETGCVIGVKGKNLDDLVETAEKLLAAGVKDMVIDTGARTLKGAFEDNVVARRSAVKDKFKPLGFPTIAFPCEMCDDLMMEAMIGSVMIAKYAGITVFSDLQGDILFPLLLEQLNIFTDPQRPMVVAEDIYPVTGPDENSPVLITCNFSLTYFIVSGEIEGSKVPSWLLIKDTEGLSVLTAWAAGKFGADLIAMFVNKSGILDKVKHRELIIPGYLATIKGELEEELPDWTITIGPREAGHLPAFLKEWKPAA; this is translated from the coding sequence ATGGCGTTAACCGGTATACAGATACTCAAGATGCTGCCCAAGAAGAATTGCGGCGAGTGCGACATACCTACTTGTCTCGCCTTTGCCATGAAAGTGGCTGCCGGGCAGGCCGAAATAGAAGCATGTCCTTATGTAAGTGATGAGGCAAAGGCTACCATCGGCGAGGCTTCGGCTCCTCCGATTCGTACCATCAAAATCGGTGCCGGTGATGCGCAGTTCACCGCAGGCGGTGAAACCTGTCAATTCCGGCATGAGAAGCGGTTTGAGAATCAGACCGGCTTGGCTGTTCTGATCGCGACAGACGAAGGTGTCGCCTCGATTGACGGCAAGATTAAGCGGGCCAACGATTTTGAGTATGAGCGTGTCGGGGTTCTGATGCGTAATAATCTGGTCGCTATCAAGGATAAGGGCGGTATTTCTCTGGCCGATATGGCCAGGAAGGTTATGGAAGGTGCTCCTAAACAGGCTATCATTCTGATGAGTGATAATGTGGAGAGCCTCAAGGCTGGAGCCGAAGCCTGCGGTGACAATAAACCTCTGCTCTATGGTGCCACCGGCGAAAGCGTTGACGCGTTTGCCAGTCTTGCTCAAGAGACCGGTTGTGTTATCGGTGTGAAGGGGAAAAATCTGGACGATTTGGTTGAGACTGCGGAGAAGCTGCTTGCCGCCGGAGTCAAGGATATGGTCATCGACACCGGTGCTCGGACCCTTAAAGGAGCCTTTGAGGATAATGTTGTGGCTCGTCGTTCTGCGGTTAAGGATAAGTTCAAGCCCCTTGGTTTTCCGACTATCGCCTTTCCCTGTGAGATGTGTGATGATCTGATGATGGAGGCCATGATCGGCTCTGTTATGATCGCCAAGTACGCAGGCATCACCGTGTTCTCTGATCTTCAGGGAGATATACTGTTCCCGCTCCTGCTGGAGCAGCTAAACATCTTTACTGATCCGCAGCGGCCAATGGTTGTGGCTGAGGATATCTACCCGGTCACCGGACCGGATGAGAATTCACCGGTACTGATTACCTGTAACTTTTCGCTCACCTACTTTATTGTGTCCGGTGAGATTGAAGGCTCCAAGGTACCCAGCTGGTTGCTGATCAAAGATACTGAAGGTCTGTCCGTGCTCACTGCTTGGGCTGCTGGTAAATTCGGTGCCGATCTGATTGCCATGTTTGTTAACAAGTCTGGAATTTTGGATAAAGTCAAACATCGTGAGCTGATCATTCCAGGTTATCTGGCCACCATCAAGGGTGAGCTGGAAGAGGAGCTGCCTGACTGGACTATCACCATCGGTCCTCGTGAAGCCGGGCATCTTCCTGCCTTTCTCAAGGAATGGAAACCGGCAGCATAA
- a CDS encoding Txe/YoeB family addiction module toxin encodes MYTVKFMTQAQKDAKKLAASGLKRKAQKLIEIIQNNPLQYPPEYEFLKGDMKGLISRRINKQHRLVYEIFEEEKRIKIYRMWSHYE; translated from the coding sequence ATGTACACTGTCAAATTTATGACGCAGGCACAGAAAGATGCCAAGAAACTGGCTGCCAGCGGATTAAAAAGAAAAGCTCAAAAACTGATCGAAATTATACAAAATAACCCTTTACAATATCCGCCGGAATACGAATTTTTGAAAGGCGATATGAAAGGATTGATCAGCCGACGTATCAATAAGCAGCATCGTCTGGTTTATGAAATTTTTGAAGAAGAAAAGCGCATTAAAATTTATCGTATGTGGAGCCATTACGAATAA
- a CDS encoding acetyl-CoA decarbonylase/synthase complex subunit delta has product MKSGSNLERVLRSGAFAVTGELGPPKNSDPDVVREKARILKGNVDAVNITDCQTAIVRMSSIGAGLLAQAEGVEPVIQMTCRDRNRIGMQSDLLAASALGLKNLLCLTGDHQKFGNHPGSKGVFDMDSIQLLGMIRDMRDGKKFQCGEEIKGKGTDLFLGAAANPFAYPHEFRAVRMGKKIANGADFIQTQIIYNLDRFAEFMKTARELGLHEKAYILAGVTPPKSVGMARYMKKFVPGMDVTDEVIKRMQGAKDKKQEGINICVDIINQVKEIPGVAGVHVMAIEWEEAVPEICEKAGLLPRPTFDVFGEPALAFEATEEKAAEAIEVRGTDEDLDAADDVLEQAKAEAEKIIAAARTQAAAFAGQTAQSGEATTENAAVGGQAADDAGEHAMNEKGRRAALESVNQGLNALKKAYGLSDDQFDALMNFVDAASVLNKEPEGMTQQPSGATPAPASPAVPAVEEKTDDAAAKAKAEAEAKAKAEAAAKAEAEAKAKADVEAKAKAEAVAKAEMEKKATAEAAAQAEAKAEAEKKAAEVKAAEATPAPAAAPSDLDAPVLSTDETPFAERVTKVPAASYKVDYSGAIREVTMGNGDKAVTVGGATSLPFHLFEGELGNKPLIAMEIMDVRPDNWPDTLTKYFDDVMDSPVDWAKKCVDVYKADALNIWLNGTDPNGENRSAADAAKDAAAVIEAVDVPIIIWGCGNSEKDTETLREVTSLIGDKKVCLAPLEDANYRAIGATAMAFQHPMVAASPIDVNLAKQLNILLENLGVPLGTVMMDPSVGALGYGIEYTYSVMERIRIAALTQKDEKLQVPIICNLGREVWKAKEVGLPTDEMLGDQENRGIMMEAITASCMLMAGGEVLIMRHPKAVNMTKALINGLAG; this is encoded by the coding sequence ATGAAATCGGGGAGCAATTTGGAGCGGGTGCTCAGGAGCGGCGCATTTGCCGTGACCGGTGAGCTGGGGCCGCCGAAGAACAGTGACCCTGATGTGGTCAGAGAGAAGGCGAGAATCCTGAAAGGCAATGTGGATGCGGTTAATATCACCGACTGTCAGACCGCGATAGTCCGGATGTCATCCATCGGTGCCGGGCTGCTGGCCCAGGCCGAAGGGGTGGAGCCGGTTATCCAGATGACCTGTCGGGACAGAAACCGAATCGGTATGCAGTCGGATTTGCTGGCTGCATCCGCACTGGGGCTGAAGAATTTGCTTTGTCTGACCGGCGATCATCAGAAGTTCGGCAATCATCCCGGTTCTAAAGGCGTATTTGATATGGATTCTATCCAGCTGTTAGGGATGATCCGGGATATGCGGGACGGGAAGAAATTTCAATGCGGCGAGGAAATTAAAGGAAAGGGGACAGATCTCTTTCTCGGTGCAGCAGCCAATCCCTTTGCCTATCCTCATGAGTTCCGAGCGGTGCGCATGGGGAAAAAGATTGCCAACGGTGCTGATTTTATCCAGACCCAGATCATTTATAATCTGGATCGCTTTGCCGAGTTTATGAAGACGGCTCGCGAACTCGGTCTGCATGAAAAAGCCTATATCCTTGCCGGTGTGACTCCGCCCAAGTCTGTGGGCATGGCACGCTACATGAAGAAATTTGTGCCGGGCATGGATGTGACCGACGAGGTCATCAAACGGATGCAGGGGGCAAAGGATAAAAAGCAGGAAGGAATTAACATCTGTGTTGATATTATCAATCAGGTCAAAGAGATTCCCGGTGTGGCTGGTGTTCATGTCATGGCCATTGAGTGGGAAGAGGCGGTTCCTGAAATTTGTGAAAAAGCAGGTCTGCTCCCACGTCCGACTTTTGATGTTTTTGGCGAGCCTGCCCTTGCGTTTGAAGCTACAGAAGAAAAGGCTGCCGAGGCTATTGAGGTCAGAGGTACTGACGAAGATCTGGATGCCGCCGATGATGTTCTGGAACAAGCCAAGGCCGAAGCTGAAAAAATTATAGCCGCCGCCCGGACCCAAGCTGCCGCTTTTGCCGGTCAGACTGCTCAGTCCGGCGAAGCGACAACGGAAAATGCTGCTGTCGGCGGACAGGCGGCAGATGATGCAGGAGAACATGCGATGAATGAAAAAGGCCGCCGTGCGGCATTGGAATCAGTCAATCAGGGCCTGAATGCCTTGAAAAAGGCCTACGGCCTGAGCGATGATCAGTTTGATGCATTGATGAACTTTGTTGATGCAGCTTCGGTACTGAATAAAGAACCGGAGGGGATGACACAACAGCCTTCCGGAGCAACTCCTGCACCTGCCTCTCCTGCTGTACCGGCGGTTGAAGAAAAAACAGATGATGCCGCCGCCAAAGCAAAGGCGGAAGCTGAAGCTAAGGCAAAAGCCGAAGCCGCTGCCAAGGCAGAGGCGGAAGCTAAAGCAAAGGCTGATGTAGAGGCCAAGGCAAAAGCCGAAGCTGTTGCTAAGGCTGAAATGGAGAAAAAGGCTACCGCAGAAGCTGCTGCTCAAGCGGAAGCAAAAGCAGAGGCTGAAAAGAAGGCTGCTGAAGTAAAAGCAGCTGAAGCAACGCCTGCTCCGGCTGCTGCTCCTTCTGACTTGGATGCTCCGGTTCTGTCCACCGATGAAACACCTTTTGCTGAGCGCGTGACCAAGGTGCCAGCTGCCAGCTATAAGGTAGATTATTCCGGTGCAATCCGTGAGGTGACTATGGGTAACGGCGATAAAGCTGTTACTGTGGGTGGTGCCACATCGCTGCCTTTCCATCTCTTTGAGGGCGAACTGGGCAATAAGCCGCTCATCGCTATGGAGATCATGGATGTCCGACCTGATAACTGGCCTGACACCCTGACAAAATACTTTGACGATGTTATGGACAGTCCGGTGGACTGGGCCAAGAAATGCGTTGATGTGTATAAGGCTGATGCCCTGAATATCTGGCTCAACGGCACAGATCCTAACGGGGAAAATCGTTCGGCGGCAGATGCGGCCAAGGACGCGGCAGCTGTTATCGAGGCTGTTGATGTGCCGATCATCATCTGGGGGTGTGGTAATTCCGAGAAGGATACGGAAACCCTGCGCGAGGTGACCTCGCTGATCGGTGACAAGAAAGTCTGTCTGGCACCGCTTGAGGATGCCAACTACCGTGCTATCGGCGCAACGGCAATGGCCTTTCAGCATCCTATGGTTGCAGCCTCTCCCATTGATGTCAATCTGGCCAAGCAGTTGAATATTCTCCTGGAAAATCTCGGTGTGCCGCTTGGTACGGTAATGATGGACCCGTCAGTCGGTGCGCTGGGTTACGGTATTGAATATACGTATTCAGTTATGGAGCGTATTCGTATCGCTGCATTGACCCAGAAAGATGAAAAACTTCAGGTGCCGATTATCTGTAACCTCGGACGTGAGGTCTGGAAGGCCAAAGAGGTCGGGCTGCCCACGGATGAGATGCTGGGCGATCAGGAAAATCGCGGTATTATGATGGAGGCGATTACGGCTTCCTGTATGCTGATGGCCGGTGGAGAAGTCCTGATCATGCGCCATCCCAAGGCGGTCAACATGACCAAGGCCCTCATTAACGGCCTAGCTGGTTAA
- the cooS gene encoding anaerobic carbon-monoxide dehydrogenase catalytic subunit, whose protein sequence is MAKPNRCESCNDITASSTRDLLNQDLAKQVRTAYDRIEDRGMSACLFGSGGTCCRNCNMGPCQIIDGVESMVGICGATADTVAARNFARVVAAGTSAHTDHAREMVRGFIATAKGETPHEIKDVAKLHDMAQLFGIATEDRDKNEIALELGEKALAEFGSQDGTPLTMLKRAPEKQQKIWKEQGVEPRGIDREVVEMMHRTHMGVDQEYHNIIKQASRCALADGWGASMLSTELTDIMFGTPVPKRAIVDLGVLREDMVNVTVHGHEPLLAESLCLAAEDEEILALAKKAGAKGINLAGVCCTGNEILMRRGIPVAGSFIQQEMVLATGAVEAMVVDVQCVMQSLAQVVKGKHTDIITTNYRAKMPDGVHIQFDEHDAYASAKQILAHAIGNFKKRGEHYIPKDKKFDVVVGFSHETINYMLGGRFRQSYRPLNDNIINGRIRGVGALVGCEHYKYSDDIHFEIAKELIKNNVLVLATGCAAQALGRRGLMRPEAAIEYAGDGLREVCETVGMPPVLHVGSCVDNSRLLIALTAMVKEGGLGDDIAELPAVGSAPLWMSEKAVAIGQYFVASGAHVIFQDLPINGAKKFSEYLLKDIKEEFGACWGVQNNPLDIAKAMIAAIDEKREALGINKKKERVLMDMAMRRDLEAGKGIAGAGCGG, encoded by the coding sequence ATGGCTAAGCCTAATCGCTGCGAAAGCTGCAACGATATAACCGCCAGCTCAACTCGCGACCTGCTGAACCAGGATCTTGCCAAGCAGGTTCGCACCGCCTATGACCGTATTGAGGATCGGGGAATGTCCGCCTGTCTGTTCGGCTCAGGAGGCACCTGCTGCCGTAACTGCAATATGGGACCCTGTCAGATCATTGACGGTGTTGAATCTATGGTCGGCATCTGCGGTGCCACAGCGGATACGGTTGCGGCCCGAAATTTCGCCCGCGTGGTGGCGGCCGGTACTTCGGCTCATACTGATCATGCCCGGGAAATGGTGCGCGGTTTCATTGCCACGGCAAAAGGGGAAACCCCGCACGAGATTAAGGATGTAGCGAAGCTGCATGATATGGCCCAACTTTTCGGTATTGCAACCGAAGACCGAGACAAGAACGAGATCGCCCTTGAGCTGGGCGAGAAGGCTCTGGCAGAGTTTGGTAGCCAAGATGGTACTCCGCTGACCATGCTCAAGCGGGCCCCGGAAAAACAGCAGAAGATCTGGAAGGAACAAGGGGTTGAGCCGCGTGGCATTGATCGCGAGGTTGTGGAGATGATGCATCGTACCCATATGGGTGTGGATCAGGAGTATCATAATATCATAAAGCAGGCCAGTCGCTGCGCCTTGGCCGACGGTTGGGGTGCTTCCATGCTCTCCACCGAGTTGACCGATATTATGTTCGGTACGCCGGTCCCCAAACGAGCCATTGTTGATCTCGGCGTGCTTAGGGAAGATATGGTCAACGTGACCGTGCATGGTCATGAGCCGCTTTTGGCAGAGTCCCTTTGTCTGGCAGCTGAGGACGAGGAGATACTAGCTCTGGCGAAAAAGGCCGGTGCCAAGGGAATTAACTTGGCCGGTGTTTGTTGTACCGGTAACGAAATCCTGATGCGTCGGGGTATCCCGGTAGCAGGCTCCTTTATCCAGCAGGAGATGGTATTGGCTACCGGTGCGGTGGAGGCTATGGTCGTGGATGTCCAGTGCGTGATGCAGTCGCTGGCCCAGGTCGTGAAAGGAAAGCATACCGACATCATTACCACCAACTATCGTGCCAAGATGCCCGACGGTGTGCATATTCAGTTTGACGAGCATGACGCCTATGCCTCAGCTAAGCAGATCTTGGCACATGCTATTGGCAACTTCAAGAAACGGGGTGAGCACTATATCCCGAAAGACAAGAAATTTGATGTGGTTGTCGGTTTCTCCCATGAGACTATCAATTACATGCTCGGCGGTCGCTTCCGTCAGTCTTATCGTCCCTTGAATGACAATATTATTAACGGTCGTATTCGCGGCGTAGGTGCCTTGGTCGGCTGTGAGCATTATAAGTATTCTGATGATATTCATTTTGAGATCGCCAAAGAGCTGATTAAGAATAATGTGCTGGTGCTGGCCACCGGTTGTGCGGCCCAGGCCCTTGGTAGGCGAGGATTGATGCGTCCAGAAGCGGCAATTGAGTATGCCGGAGATGGGCTGCGCGAGGTCTGCGAGACCGTGGGTATGCCGCCGGTTCTCCATGTCGGTTCCTGTGTTGATAACTCCCGTCTCCTGATCGCCCTGACCGCGATGGTTAAAGAGGGGGGATTGGGTGATGATATTGCCGAGCTGCCTGCCGTTGGTTCTGCACCCCTGTGGATGAGTGAAAAAGCCGTTGCCATTGGCCAGTACTTTGTCGCCAGCGGTGCCCATGTTATCTTTCAGGATCTGCCCATCAACGGGGCCAAGAAGTTCTCAGAATATCTTCTCAAGGATATCAAGGAGGAGTTTGGTGCCTGTTGGGGCGTCCAAAACAATCCTTTGGATATTGCCAAGGCCATGATCGCGGCTATTGATGAAAAACGTGAGGCCCTGGGAATCAATAAGAAGAAAGAGCGCGTGCTTATGGATATGGCTATGCGTCGGGATCTGGAAGCAGGCAAAGGTATTGCCGGTGCCGGTTGCGGCGGTTGA
- the acsB gene encoding acetyl-CoA decarbonylase/synthase complex subunit alpha/beta codes for MSKIICSAAIRGAQKIVDMAEASYEEAVKKYGPEQEVSFPNTAYYLPIIYSMLGAKVEKLGDMKDIFQECRKLLPAVVSEDIWLPYLAPALDAGMATYFAEEMYEAIDYLNSPDYYTKTEDPTADNIWLGAADDVIFRKRGVEFVDGTAPGFAAIVGSPADPEVASKIALELQEKNLYIFMHTDSDGNYMPDLLVKSGVQVGWNTRLVPFGKRYTSVVFSIGFACRVAMAFGGVKPGDSRANLIYNKERTYAFVIPFGQVSDEWYANAAGAINWGFPAISDYAIPEILPTGICTYEHVVSDVPHDEIVQKAIEVRGLKVNVSKIDIPMSFGPAFEGERIRKDDLFMECGGGRTTGVEVLISKEMDEVEDGLVTLEGPDIADIELGQNLPIAILAEVAGREMQSDFEPILERQFHHLMNYIQGIMHIGQRNIMWVRIGKAAVEKGFSFKHLGVVLHGKLHQEFGAILDKVQIKIYTEQEKVEEVMDIARQVYEERDLRLGSMTDETEDVFYSCTLCQSFAPSHVCVITPERIGMCGAYNWLDGKASFQINPTGPNQPIDKGECTDADNGYFTGINEFVNQASRGAVPEVSCYSLMNNPMTACGCFEAIAAMLPQCNGIMVVNRDYMGMTPSGMKFTTLAGMAGGGMQTPGFMGVSKHYMSSKKLFKAEGGVKRMVWMPKILKDEISEKLKALCEFEGMPELYDMIATEEQGTTEEEILAFLKEKGHPALEMETAMG; via the coding sequence ATGTCGAAGATCATTTGCTCCGCAGCGATTCGCGGCGCCCAAAAAATCGTGGATATGGCTGAAGCGTCCTACGAGGAGGCCGTAAAGAAGTACGGCCCTGAACAGGAAGTTTCCTTTCCCAATACTGCCTATTACCTGCCGATTATTTACTCCATGCTTGGAGCCAAGGTGGAGAAACTCGGTGATATGAAAGATATTTTTCAGGAATGTCGCAAGCTCCTGCCAGCTGTTGTTTCCGAGGACATTTGGCTGCCCTACTTGGCACCTGCCTTGGATGCCGGAATGGCTACCTATTTTGCCGAGGAAATGTACGAGGCAATTGATTACCTGAATTCACCGGATTATTACACTAAGACCGAAGATCCCACAGCGGATAATATCTGGCTGGGCGCGGCGGACGATGTTATTTTCCGGAAACGCGGTGTCGAGTTTGTTGACGGCACGGCTCCGGGTTTTGCCGCCATTGTCGGTTCACCGGCAGATCCTGAGGTTGCCTCGAAAATCGCCTTGGAATTGCAGGAGAAAAATCTCTATATCTTCATGCATACTGATTCCGATGGGAATTATATGCCTGATCTGTTGGTTAAAAGTGGGGTGCAGGTCGGTTGGAACACTCGCTTGGTGCCCTTTGGTAAACGCTATACCTCGGTGGTTTTTTCCATCGGTTTTGCCTGTCGTGTGGCCATGGCCTTTGGTGGTGTGAAGCCGGGTGATTCCAGAGCGAACCTTATTTACAACAAAGAGCGAACCTACGCCTTTGTTATCCCTTTTGGTCAGGTCAGCGACGAGTGGTATGCTAATGCTGCCGGTGCGATCAACTGGGGCTTTCCCGCTATCTCTGACTATGCTATTCCCGAGATTCTGCCCACAGGTATCTGTACCTATGAGCATGTGGTGTCTGATGTACCCCATGATGAAATTGTCCAGAAGGCCATTGAAGTGCGCGGCCTCAAGGTCAACGTCAGCAAAATCGATATTCCCATGTCCTTTGGCCCGGCCTTTGAGGGTGAGCGTATTCGTAAGGATGATCTCTTTATGGAATGCGGTGGTGGTCGAACCACCGGCGTGGAGGTGCTGATTTCAAAAGAAATGGACGAGGTGGAAGACGGGCTGGTGACGTTGGAAGGACCGGATATTGCCGATATCGAATTAGGCCAGAATTTGCCCATCGCTATTCTGGCCGAGGTGGCCGGACGTGAGATGCAGTCGGATTTCGAGCCTATCCTGGAGCGTCAGTTTCATCACCTGATGAACTATATTCAGGGCATCATGCATATCGGCCAGCGGAATATCATGTGGGTCCGCATCGGCAAGGCTGCCGTGGAAAAAGGTTTTTCCTTTAAACATCTTGGTGTGGTGTTACATGGTAAGTTGCATCAGGAATTCGGCGCGATTCTCGATAAGGTGCAGATCAAGATCTACACTGAACAGGAAAAAGTCGAAGAGGTTATGGATATTGCTAGGCAGGTGTATGAAGAGCGTGACCTGCGCCTCGGCTCCATGACTGATGAGACCGAAGATGTTTTCTACTCCTGTACCCTGTGCCAGTCTTTTGCACCCAGCCATGTCTGCGTGATCACACCGGAGCGTATTGGTATGTGCGGTGCCTATAACTGGTTGGACGGCAAGGCCTCCTTTCAGATTAACCCCACCGGCCCGAACCAGCCCATTGATAAGGGCGAGTGTACAGATGCTGATAACGGCTATTTTACCGGTATCAACGAGTTTGTTAACCAAGCTTCCCGAGGCGCGGTGCCCGAGGTCAGTTGCTATTCTTTGATGAATAATCCCATGACCGCTTGCGGTTGCTTTGAGGCTATTGCCGCCATGTTGCCGCAATGTAACGGAATCATGGTGGTCAACCGTGATTACATGGGAATGACCCCGTCCGGTATGAAATTCACCACCTTGGCCGGTATGGCTGGCGGCGGTATGCAGACTCCTGGGTTTATGGGTGTGTCTAAGCATTACATGTCCAGTAAAAAACTGTTCAAGGCTGAAGGCGGCGTTAAGCGAATGGTCTGGATGCCGAAAATCCTCAAGGATGAGATCAGCGAGAAGCTCAAGGCCTTATGTGAGTTTGAGGGCATGCCGGAGCTTTACGACATGATCGCCACAGAAGAGCAAGGCACCACAGAGGAAGAGATTCTTGCCTTCCTGAAGGAGAAGGGGCATCCTGCTCTGGAGATGGAAACGGCTATGGGGTGA